The following nucleotide sequence is from Gracilimonas sp..
CAAGAGTAGAACGAGAAATAATATGAATATTTGGCCTGAGGCTGCGACAGTAAATGGTTAGATAGATATTGACATCATCCAGATGAGAAGTGATGATAACACTTGGTGCAGAATCGATACCGGCTTTTTTCAGGGTATCGAGGTCGGCAGCATCTCCCAGAATATAATTCTCGGAATTTCGGATGCGCTCCGGATTCTTATCAACAATTTTAAACCGGATATTTCTTCTTTTAAGGTGATAGGCAGCTGCCCGGCCAACCCTTCCTGCGCCTATAATTACTACAGGTTCGTCACTGATACTATAAATCCCAAATAGCTCATCATACTTTCTTAACTGCTGAACAGAACCCGCCAAAACCAGAACGCTGTGGCTTTTAATTTCAACTTCAGGGTGGGCACCAATAAAATTTCCCCGTTCCCAAATACCAACAACATTAATCCCTAAATCTTCGCGCACCCGGCTTTCACGTAATGTTTTGCCAACCAACGGTGTGTTAAAAGTTGTGGCCTCGGCAATCACTAAACGCCCAAAACGGCCAACCGGATGAACCCTTGCATCCTGCCCAAGAGTCCGCCGCGAAAGAGCACGCCCCAGTATATTTCCCATATGGAGCACATGATTGCTCCCCGCTAATTTCAGAATATCAATTGAGTCATATGAATTAGCTGTAGAAATGATTTTCACATCGTCGCTTAACTCCCGAATAGTGTGAGCTACATTGGTATTAAACATATCTGTGCCCCCTGATACCACAAGTGAGGCCTCCTGTACATTCATTTTACGATAGGTTTCGGGGTCATCGGCATCACCAAGCATCACCCGGTAACCCTGGTCGTATAAATCCAGAGCTTCCTGCAGTTCACCCACCAGTAAAACATATTCATGGCCATATTGATCCAGCTTTTCAATAAGCGCTTTTGTAACAGCATCAAAGCTGGTAATAATGATATGATCTTTGGTGCCTTTGGGTAATTCTCTTGGAGCTCTGGCACGGTGTTGAGCTTCCATCCAGGGAGCATAGAAGAACTCAATAAAGGTAAAGGGAAGCATGATAAGCAAAGAAATCACACCGGATATCAACACAAGTATCGAAAAAGCGCGACCTAAATCGGAGGTAAAAGTTATGTCTCCAAAGCCAAGAGTGGTCATGGTGGTGAGCGTCCAGTAAAAGCCGGTCATCCAGGAATGCTTTTGGCCTTCCATTTCCATGATTTCATGAAACAAAACGCCATAAATAACAATCATCAACAAGAGGATGATCATAAAGCGAATAAGGCGCCGGATGTTGGTTCGCGTATTTCGATTGGAGACGAAGTAGCTGATTTGAGATGTAAAAAATTTCATGCAGGAATATTGGGGATAGAGCGATTAAAAGAAAGGATGTTGTTATTTATATCATTTAATTAAAGAGCACTATTTTTTTATAAGAAATTCCGGGCTATTCTTTTATTCTGAAATTCCACGTAATTTTGCTATCAAAAAGAGAGAACAAGCCCACCTAATTTAAAAGACTATGAATTTTATAGATGAAACCTGGATTGGCTGGCTCGATCAGCTTGCCGAACAAGATTATGTAGTGGTTGATGATTTCATCTCCAATGAATTCTTTAACAGAATTATGGCTTTTTTCTCAGAAGCAGAGGAAAATGATAAACTGAAAAAAGCAGGTATTGGGGCTCAGCAAGATTTTCAGCTAAAGGCTGAGGTTCGCGGAGATTTTATTTATTGGCTTGATGAAGAACGAGATCAAGAGCTTTCTTTTTTCTTTGATTTGAAAGACGAGCTGGTTCAAAACCTTAAACGGTTTTGTTATTTGAGTTTATCGGGATCAGAGTTTCATATTGCCAAATATCCGGTTGGAACCCATTATCACCGGCACCTTGATCAATTCAATGAGCAGTCTAACCGGCAAATTACCGTGCTGATTTATCTTAACAAAGATTGGAAACCTGGAGACGGAGGGGAGTTGGTAATCTATAAGGAGGGCAGGGAAATAATGGTAGAACCTATTGCAGGCCGTCTGCTTCTGTTTAAGAGCGATACCATCGAGCACGAGGTGTTAACTACCCATATCCCCAGATATAGTTTAACCGGTTGGCTGTTACATCAACCGGCTGGTGTGGGATTTTTGCTGAGTTGAAGAGAAAAAACTCAAAAATGCTGTATTTTCGAAGAAATTGGGTAACAATTTCTTAATCCCCATTCATTTTCTATTAACATGGTACATTAGTACCATTGTTTATCTGAAAACCTTCACAAAAACCAGAAGCCGTGGCTAAACAAACCATACTTGTAGTAGACGATGAAAAAGATCTGCTCGACCTGATCGAATACAATCTTAAAAAAGAAGGCTTTGCCGTATTGAAGGCAGAAAACGGTGAGGAGGGAATTAAAATAGCCAAAGAGCATAAGCCGGACCTGGTGCTTATGGATATCATGATGCCTAAAATGGATGGCATGGAGGCTGTTGAAAAAATGAGGGGGGATGATGACCTGAAATCTATTCCGATTATCTTTTTGACAGCCAGAAGTGATGAAAAGACAGAAGTTGAAGGACTTGATAAGGGCGGCGATGATTATATTACCAAGCCCATTAGCACCACGAAGTTGATTTCACGTATCAAAGCAGTAATGCGCCGGTTCGACGAAACAACGGAAGACGTAAATCGGTTGGATGTGCATGACCTATCCATTGATAAAGACCGGTACATTGTAACGCGTGGAGAAGAAGAATTCCAATTGCCCCGCAAGGAATTTGAACTCCTTTATTATCTGGCAAGCCGACGGGGTAAAGTCAGAGACCGTCAGACTTTATTGAATAAGGTTTGGGGAGATAATATTTACGTTGTTGATCGTACGGTTGACGTACACGTAAGAAAAATCAGGGAGAAATTGGGAGATCACTATATCGAAACGGTTAAAGGAGTAGGCTACAGATTTAAAGAATGAGTAAATCCAACAAGAAGAAGCGAGGCATATTTCGCTTCGGTCTTCGGGCAGCTTTTTATGTTTCACTGATTTCAGCTGGTCTCATATTCCTGCTGATGTGGTTAGGGTATAATTTTACACCAAAAGATGCGGCTTCTCTTTCAGCTCTTGTGGCTGGGTTTATTTTTCTAACCACCTATGCTGTTACCTATTATATCACCCACAAAAGAATTGAAACGATTGAGCGCCTGTTTAAAAACATGGCTCGCAAGAGGTTTATGGAATATGAAGATGTAACCTCTACGCTCAATGATGAAGTAGATTACCTGGTAAAACAAGGGATCAAATCCAGCAGAACCATTGAGCGAGAAATCCAGCGGTTGAACAGAATAGAGAACTACCGGAAAGAGTTTATCGGTGATATTTCTCATGAGCTGAAAACCCCCATCTTTGCTATTCAGGGTTTTATAGAAACATTATTGAATGGTGCGCTGGAGGATGAAGAGGTAAACCGGGATTTTCTTAAAAAAGCCATGCGCAATGTAAACCGGCTCATTTATCTCACCAAAGATTTGATGGAAATTTCCAAACTGGAGACAGGAGAGTTGAAATCCGAGATAGAGGAAATTTACCTTTACGAAGTTCTTCATGATATAATTGAAAGTCTGAATTATAAAGCTGAGAAAGAAAACATCGAGCTTATTATTCATGATTTTGATAAAAATATTATGGTGAAAGCTGACAAAAATCAGGTTAAACAGGTTTTGATAAACCTGGTTGAAAATGGGATCAAGTATAATGTGCCCAACGGAAAAGTTGAGGTAAATGTGTTTACCAAGCCAAAACAGCCAGAACGGGTTTTTGTTTCCGTTAAAGATACCGGCATAGGTATAGATGAAAAAGATATCCCAAGGGTAACAGAGCGCTTTTTCCGTGTTGATAAATCCAGATCAAGAGAGCGGGGAGGTACAGGACTTGGGCTGGCTATTGTTAAGCATATCATGGAAGCTCATGGAGAAAAGTTCAGCATTGAAAGTGAACCCAATAAAGGGTCAACGTTTACCATTAGTCTTCGCCGGCTAGATTCTGTTCAGGTTTGACCATATAAATCGTACTTTCCTCCTCAAGTTTAATCATGATCTAAGAAGACAACTATGGTATATGCCGTCATAATGGCCGGAGGGTCTGGTACCCGGTTTTGGCCAAAAAGCACAATGAAGCGTCCTAAACAATTTCTTTCTCTTTTTGGAGAAGGAACGATGATTCAAAACACTGCAAAGCGCATAGAAAGCCTCATTCCTCAAGAGCGTGTAATGGTTGTTACGAATGATGGTTATGTTGATATTGTAAGAGAACAGCTGCCTAAAGTGCCTTCTGAGAATATTGTTGGTGAGCCCGTTGCTAAAAATACGGCTCCATGTGTAGCCGTCGCAGCTGAGATGCTGTATAAAAAAGATCCCGAAGCAGTAATGGTTGTTCTTCCTGCAGACCATCACATTACAGAACCAGAAGCTTTTAACGAATATTTGAAGGCGGCGATTGAAAAGGCTAAGGCTGGTCAAAACCTGATCACAATTGGTATAAACCCCGATCGGCCTGAGACAGGGTATGGATATATTCATGGAAATAATAATTCAGAAGAAGTTCTGAATGGAAAAAAGGTTCATCCTGTAACGGCATTCAAAGAAAAGCCAAATGTAGAAACAGCAACAGAGTTTTTGAATTCAGGAGACTATTACTGGAATAGCGGAATGTTCGTGTGGACGGCCAAAACTATTTTGGATGAGATCCATAAATATCTCCCTGAGATGTATGATTTGGTTAAAGTCGCCGGAGAGAAAATTTTTACGAACAATCACCAGGAAGCTATCAATGGGTTTTACCATTCTTGTGAATCTGTGTCTATTGATTATGGGATTATGGAACATGCAAAAAGTGTGTACGTGGTTCCGGGAGAGTTTGGTTGGAACGATGTTGGAAGCTGGACAGCGGCATATGAACTTGAGGAGAAAGACAGCAACGGCAATGTAGTTAAAGCGGAAAGGGCAGCCTTTAGTGAGGCAACTAAAAATTATGTTTCTGTTGAAAGTGGAAAAATGATATCCATCGTAGGACTAGAGGGAGTGGCAGTTGTTGAAACAGAGGATGCCATTCTGGTTTGTAAACTGGATAAGGATCAAAATGTTAAAGAGATTGTGCAGCAGCTTAAGGAAAAAGATGAATTTAAAAAGTTTCTCTAATCGGGTATTTCCAGAACTAGCTGATCGTAAGCTAAGTTGATGTTTTCGGGAAGTTTTTTGTTTGTGGGCTCATGATCTACATAACTATTCATATGAATAAGATAGGCCTCAGGAATATTCAGGCCTTCTAAGATCTCTACCGCTTCCGGAATAGTTAAATGTGTGGGGTGATGTGGTTCCCACCGAAGCGCACTTAAAGCAATTACTTTTGAGCCTTTGATTAGCTCAAGCGTCTCTTTTGAGATCTTTTTAACGTCCGTGAGGTATGAAAAATCATTCACTCTAAAGCCAAGAATATCCAGGTTTCCATGCTTTACAGGCAGTGGAGTTATTTTAATGCCCTCTGCCAATGTAAAAGATGATGTTACTTCCCTAAGGTCGAGAGAGGTAGAGCCCGGATATTTATCTTCTCCAAACATATAGTCAAAGCGCTTATGAATAGATTCGATGCATTGTCTGGATGTATAAGCTGGAATTGGAGCCTTATTTATATAAGAGTAGACTCGCAGATCATCAATCCCGGAAATATGATCCATGTGTTCGTGGGTGATAAGGAGGTGATCAATTTGTTTGACCCGGGCCCGGATACTTTGGATACGAAACTCAGGACCGGCATCGATTAGAATCGATTTTCCTTTGACTTGAATCCATACAGAGCATCGGGTGCGTTCGTTTCTGGGGTCATGCGCGAGCTCTTCACGCCTAAAGCCTCCCGCAACAGGAACCCCCATAGACGTGCCAGTACCCAGAAACGTTATTTTCATTCTAATTCAAAGTCCTCAGAAGTTTCTTCAGGAGTTACAGCTAATTGATCCCAAAGTTCTTCCAGTTTTTTTCTTACAGCCGGTTTGATATAGACGCCCGTTAAATCAATTTGACCCAAGACCCGCCCCATGGTCCCAAGCTGTGAGGCAACGGGCTTGTTTTTATTTACCATTACAAGTTTCTCGCCTTCAATAATACATTCGTCACCACGGAAAGAGCCGCGTTCTTTCCGTAGGGTATAGCCCGCTTGTTCTAGTATTTGTTCGAGTTCGAGAAGAAACTTTTCTGGCTTCAAAGTGATATTCCGAGTGTTAGTAAATGTCCTGTAAAATCGTAATCGTATTCATCTCCATCAATATCATAGGAGTCGAAGATGTAATCATAGCCCAAACTTAGGTTTCTTCCAAAAATCAGATTATAGAAATTCACCCGTGCTTTACCCCTCATTGAGAATACATTTCCACCAATTAATCCACCACTTGCTGTACTAAAGCCAAAGCTGGGAATAAACTGCGCCGTTATACCAAATTTATCCGGGAAAAAAAGCTGAGCTATGCCCCCGGCACCAGCGTGCAAATTAGTTTGGGAGAATTCA
It contains:
- a CDS encoding NAD-binding protein: MKFFTSQISYFVSNRNTRTNIRRLIRFMIILLLMIVIYGVLFHEIMEMEGQKHSWMTGFYWTLTTMTTLGFGDITFTSDLGRAFSILVLISGVISLLIMLPFTFIEFFYAPWMEAQHRARAPRELPKGTKDHIIITSFDAVTKALIEKLDQYGHEYVLLVGELQEALDLYDQGYRVMLGDADDPETYRKMNVQEASLVVSGGTDMFNTNVAHTIRELSDDVKIISTANSYDSIDILKLAGSNHVLHMGNILGRALSRRTLGQDARVHPVGRFGRLVIAEATTFNTPLVGKTLRESRVREDLGINVVGIWERGNFIGAHPEVEIKSHSVLVLAGSVQQLRKYDELFGIYSISDEPVVIIGAGRVGRAAAYHLKRRNIRFKIVDKNPERIRNSENYILGDAADLDTLKKAGIDSAPSVIITSHLDDVNIYLTIYCRSLRPNIHIISRSTLERNVNTLHRAGADFVMSYASMGANAIFNIFEENDIVMIAEGLNVFSLKTPEKIQGKSLIDCDIRNKTGCNVIAYQKDGKQVINPDPNEPIPVGSEIILIGQADDEQRFINHYKKNDD
- a CDS encoding 2OG-Fe(II) oxygenase, with translation MNFIDETWIGWLDQLAEQDYVVVDDFISNEFFNRIMAFFSEAEENDKLKKAGIGAQQDFQLKAEVRGDFIYWLDEERDQELSFFFDLKDELVQNLKRFCYLSLSGSEFHIAKYPVGTHYHRHLDQFNEQSNRQITVLIYLNKDWKPGDGGELVIYKEGREIMVEPIAGRLLLFKSDTIEHEVLTTHIPRYSLTGWLLHQPAGVGFLLS
- a CDS encoding response regulator transcription factor; translated protein: MAKQTILVVDDEKDLLDLIEYNLKKEGFAVLKAENGEEGIKIAKEHKPDLVLMDIMMPKMDGMEAVEKMRGDDDLKSIPIIFLTARSDEKTEVEGLDKGGDDYITKPISTTKLISRIKAVMRRFDETTEDVNRLDVHDLSIDKDRYIVTRGEEEFQLPRKEFELLYYLASRRGKVRDRQTLLNKVWGDNIYVVDRTVDVHVRKIREKLGDHYIETVKGVGYRFKE
- a CDS encoding ATP-binding protein, whose amino-acid sequence is MSKSNKKKRGIFRFGLRAAFYVSLISAGLIFLLMWLGYNFTPKDAASLSALVAGFIFLTTYAVTYYITHKRIETIERLFKNMARKRFMEYEDVTSTLNDEVDYLVKQGIKSSRTIEREIQRLNRIENYRKEFIGDISHELKTPIFAIQGFIETLLNGALEDEEVNRDFLKKAMRNVNRLIYLTKDLMEISKLETGELKSEIEEIYLYEVLHDIIESLNYKAEKENIELIIHDFDKNIMVKADKNQVKQVLINLVENGIKYNVPNGKVEVNVFTKPKQPERVFVSVKDTGIGIDEKDIPRVTERFFRVDKSRSRERGGTGLGLAIVKHIMEAHGEKFSIESEPNKGSTFTISLRRLDSVQV
- a CDS encoding mannose-1-phosphate guanylyltransferase, yielding MVYAVIMAGGSGTRFWPKSTMKRPKQFLSLFGEGTMIQNTAKRIESLIPQERVMVVTNDGYVDIVREQLPKVPSENIVGEPVAKNTAPCVAVAAEMLYKKDPEAVMVVLPADHHITEPEAFNEYLKAAIEKAKAGQNLITIGINPDRPETGYGYIHGNNNSEEVLNGKKVHPVTAFKEKPNVETATEFLNSGDYYWNSGMFVWTAKTILDEIHKYLPEMYDLVKVAGEKIFTNNHQEAINGFYHSCESVSIDYGIMEHAKSVYVVPGEFGWNDVGSWTAAYELEEKDSNGNVVKAERAAFSEATKNYVSVESGKMISIVGLEGVAVVETEDAILVCKLDKDQNVKEIVQQLKEKDEFKKFL
- a CDS encoding MBL fold metallo-hydrolase, with the translated sequence MKITFLGTGTSMGVPVAGGFRREELAHDPRNERTRCSVWIQVKGKSILIDAGPEFRIQSIRARVKQIDHLLITHEHMDHISGIDDLRVYSYINKAPIPAYTSRQCIESIHKRFDYMFGEDKYPGSTSLDLREVTSSFTLAEGIKITPLPVKHGNLDILGFRVNDFSYLTDVKKISKETLELIKGSKVIALSALRWEPHHPTHLTIPEAVEILEGLNIPEAYLIHMNSYVDHEPTNKKLPENINLAYDQLVLEIPD